In Planctomycetia bacterium, one DNA window encodes the following:
- the gatB gene encoding Asp-tRNA(Asn)/Glu-tRNA(Gln) amidotransferase subunit GatB, producing the protein MQIRPIIGMEIHVQLATRTKLFCPCPLEFAAEPNSRVCPVCLGLPGSLPVMNRRAYELAVRAALALGCRIAPFTKWDRKSYFYPDLPKNYQISQYDLPLSFDGVFEMPMTAEVPPVQSRNHRQDGHSVRRIGIIRAHLEEDAGKNLHEGVDYSRVDLNRAGTPLLEIVTRPDLASADECYTFAVELQRLVKFLGVSEANMQKGQMRFEPNVNLAITHDGREYRTPISEIKNLNSFRSVRLAVEYEIKRQTAAWQDDHDYTLERLGKMNFGWDDEREVTEFQRGKEESHDYRYFPDPDLVPVTPDPAWVEQQRSEIGELPLARRARLIRDYGVTEKDCEILLADRATAELFDTVVTTGVDARTVIKQFVGIWNNLASAANNTIAGLGVPAKHVADLARAVQDGAISPSAAATIAEQLAAPTRWDADPSRDREAAGSTPSPSRGEGRDAGVPGNLDKTQSVLDLARELGLLQVRDESATQAWVDEAFATNPQAVADALGDNERKAKAAPGFLRGQVMKLSGGKADPKLTGELIERKLAALKQQK; encoded by the coding sequence ATGCAAATCCGCCCCATCATCGGCATGGAGATTCACGTCCAGCTCGCCACGCGCACCAAGCTGTTCTGCCCATGCCCCCTGGAATTCGCTGCCGAACCGAACTCACGCGTCTGCCCCGTGTGCCTCGGCCTGCCCGGCTCGCTGCCGGTGATGAATCGTCGTGCGTACGAATTGGCCGTGCGCGCGGCCCTTGCCCTGGGCTGCCGCATCGCGCCGTTCACCAAGTGGGATCGCAAAAGCTACTTCTACCCCGACCTGCCCAAGAACTATCAGATCAGCCAGTATGACTTGCCCCTCTCGTTTGATGGCGTGTTTGAAATGCCGATGACGGCGGAGGTTCCACCGGTTCAAAGCCGGAACCACCGCCAGGATGGCCATTCCGTGCGCCGCATCGGCATCATTCGCGCGCACCTCGAAGAAGACGCCGGCAAGAATCTGCACGAAGGCGTCGACTACTCGCGCGTCGACCTCAACCGCGCCGGCACGCCCCTGCTCGAAATCGTCACCCGGCCCGACCTTGCATCCGCCGATGAGTGCTACACCTTCGCCGTCGAATTGCAGCGACTCGTCAAATTCCTCGGCGTCTCCGAAGCCAACATGCAGAAAGGGCAGATGCGCTTCGAGCCGAACGTCAACCTCGCCATCACCCACGACGGCCGCGAATACCGAACGCCGATCAGCGAGATCAAGAACCTCAACAGCTTCCGCTCGGTGCGATTGGCCGTGGAATACGAAATCAAGCGACAGACCGCCGCGTGGCAGGACGACCACGACTACACGCTCGAGCGGCTCGGCAAGATGAACTTCGGCTGGGACGACGAGCGCGAGGTGACAGAGTTTCAGCGCGGCAAGGAGGAGTCGCACGACTATCGCTATTTCCCCGACCCCGATCTGGTGCCCGTCACGCCCGACCCGGCGTGGGTCGAGCAGCAGCGCAGCGAAATCGGCGAGCTGCCGCTGGCCCGCAGGGCCCGGCTGATCCGAGATTACGGCGTGACGGAAAAAGACTGCGAAATTCTGCTCGCCGATCGCGCGACAGCCGAACTGTTCGACACCGTCGTGACGACCGGTGTGGACGCGCGAACCGTTATCAAGCAATTTGTCGGTATATGGAACAACCTGGCGTCAGCCGCGAACAACACCATTGCCGGCCTCGGCGTTCCCGCTAAACACGTCGCCGATCTGGCCCGTGCCGTGCAGGACGGCGCCATCAGCCCGTCTGCCGCCGCAACCATCGCAGAGCAACTCGCCGCTCCGACGCGCTGGGACGCCGATCCGAGCCGCGACCGCGAGGCAGCGGGTTCAACCCCCTCTCCCTCCCGGGGAGAGGGCCGGGATGCGGGCGTCCCGGGCAATCTCGACAAGACTCAATCCGTCCTCGACCTCGCCCGCGAACTCGGCCTCCTGCAAGTCCGCGACGAATCCGCCACGCAGGCCTGGGTTGACGAAGCCTTCGCGACCAATCCGCAAGCCGTCGCCGACGCCCTCGGCGACAACGAACGCAAAGCCAAAGCCGCCCCGGGCTTCCTCCGCGGCCAGGTCATGAAGCTCTCCGGCGGCAAGGCCGACCCGAAACTGACGGGGGAGTTGATTGAGCGAAAGCTGGCGGCGTTGAAGCAGCAGAAATGA
- a CDS encoding trypsin-like peptidase domain-containing protein, translating into MKRSSTCRKIGIPLATFRAWGVCLVMVGSAWSTAAWSQDRVGSDGGPDAQAVSRLEQLSESFASIAAAVKPTVVNISSVATNRRLNRELREAFPDGAYQFSPVTGTGSGVIFDADGFIVTNNHVVAGADAVRVTLADGRKLRAEVVATDPKTDLAVIRINAKGLKAARFGDSDAVRVGHIVLAIGSPFRLGHSVSHGIVSAIGRNDDIDVDIDYKNWIQTDAPINPGNSGGPLISARGEIVGINVAIATDSGGHQGVGFAIPSNTVRRIANVLKTGEKVVRGYLGVEIDPVDEQTASGYGLSEVAGVLIRRVGEDSPAARGGLRSEDIVLSINGLPVRSREQLQQIIAETQPGSDVALKVWRKSREQTLHVKVMEQPRNFRTTIKLEELYRQGGSGPSGDSAPSEGEPGSAGSAEEDGVSDELEGDSAEPSGDGAPAEASRGREGTESTWGFEGATLTPELGRKYRLPSSIEDGVLITSVDPASEAWACRLRRGMVIVRANDKPVRLLDDLAAVLTPEALARGVRLKLRDRSDEYYLVLRVR; encoded by the coding sequence ATGAAGCGAAGTTCAACTTGCCGGAAGATCGGTATTCCTCTCGCCACGTTCCGAGCGTGGGGGGTCTGCTTGGTGATGGTCGGTTCAGCATGGTCGACGGCGGCGTGGTCGCAGGATCGCGTCGGGTCGGACGGCGGTCCGGATGCCCAGGCGGTGTCGCGGCTGGAGCAGTTGTCGGAGTCGTTCGCGTCGATCGCGGCGGCGGTCAAGCCGACGGTTGTCAACATATCGTCGGTCGCGACGAATCGGCGGCTGAATCGCGAGCTGCGCGAGGCGTTTCCCGATGGGGCGTATCAATTCTCTCCCGTGACCGGCACCGGCAGCGGCGTGATCTTCGACGCCGACGGATTCATCGTGACGAACAATCACGTCGTGGCCGGGGCCGATGCGGTGCGGGTGACGCTGGCCGACGGTCGGAAGCTGCGTGCCGAGGTGGTGGCGACGGATCCGAAGACGGATCTTGCGGTGATTCGGATCAACGCGAAAGGGCTGAAGGCGGCGCGGTTCGGCGACAGCGACGCCGTGCGCGTCGGCCACATCGTGCTGGCGATCGGCAGTCCGTTCCGCCTGGGTCACAGCGTGTCGCATGGGATCGTGTCGGCGATCGGTCGGAACGACGACATCGACGTCGATATTGATTACAAGAACTGGATTCAGACGGACGCGCCGATCAATCCGGGGAATTCGGGCGGTCCGCTGATCAGCGCGCGGGGTGAGATTGTCGGCATCAACGTCGCCATTGCGACCGACAGCGGCGGGCATCAGGGCGTGGGCTTTGCGATACCGTCGAACACCGTGCGGCGGATTGCCAACGTGCTGAAGACGGGGGAGAAGGTGGTGCGCGGCTACCTTGGTGTCGAGATCGACCCGGTCGATGAGCAGACGGCGTCGGGTTACGGCCTGTCGGAAGTGGCCGGGGTGTTGATCCGACGGGTCGGGGAGGATTCTCCGGCGGCGCGTGGGGGATTGCGATCCGAGGACATCGTGCTGTCGATCAACGGGCTGCCGGTTCGTTCGCGCGAACAGTTGCAGCAGATCATCGCAGAGACGCAGCCCGGCTCGGACGTGGCGTTGAAGGTTTGGCGCAAGAGCCGTGAGCAGACGCTGCACGTGAAGGTGATGGAACAGCCGCGGAATTTCCGAACGACGATCAAATTGGAAGAACTGTATCGACAGGGTGGGTCAGGCCCGTCGGGTGATTCGGCGCCATCCGAGGGAGAACCCGGCAGCGCGGGATCGGCGGAAGAGGACGGCGTATCGGACGAGTTGGAAGGCGATTCGGCTGAACCGTCAGGGGACGGCGCGCCGGCAGAAGCGTCCCGGGGTCGAGAGGGGACCGAGTCGACCTGGGGGTTTGAGGGCGCGACGCTGACGCCGGAGCTTGGGCGGAAGTATCGACTGCCGTCGTCAATTGAGGACGGCGTGCTGATCACGTCGGTCGATCCGGCGTCGGAAGCGTGGGCCTGCCGGCTGCGCCGCGGCATGGTGATCGTCCGGGCGAACGACAAGCCGGTGCGGTTGCTGGACGACCTCGCGGCTGTGCTGACGCCGGAGGCACTGGCCCGCGGCGTGCGGTTGAAGCTTCGCGACCGGTCGGACGAATACTATCTCGTGTTGCGGGTTCGATAG
- the dnaA gene encoding chromosomal replication initiator protein DnaA — MLVDLQQENSRKIRTRLEQIVGPQRFKVWFRNSTQFTCCDGFVKVGVPNLFLGGWIEDHFSEAIAQAARDVLNQDVQITFAIDPVLFRNLRQSQLNSQAAFIEKNAERVLRDGKAMPAGEAVSLRRLKYRMDDFVVGPGNRLAHGVATALVEDPRRDGGSVFFYSGCGLGKTHLLQGIANALAERQPQVRWAYVSGEEFTNQFLFALREKKLDAFRHRYRAIDVLLIDDMQFIANKRATQEEFFHTFNAIDGSGKRVVLASDAHPKLIGDLSEPLVSRLIAGMVVRIDKPDYEMRCEILRRRARQTSQAVPEPVIQYIAEKITANIRELEGCLLKLLAFATLVKTPITLDLARQTLDDHLRQTGKIITVSDIERLVSTYFGLTPADLHTSRKNRTIALARNIAMHLARQHTDLSFPEIARLMGNKNHTTVLLACRRIGAMLRDDGEGYWIGAAGPQTRKLREIVQSLEEQLLR; from the coding sequence GTGCTCGTCGACCTTCAGCAGGAAAACTCCCGAAAGATTCGAACGCGTCTAGAGCAGATCGTCGGTCCGCAGCGGTTCAAAGTGTGGTTTCGCAACTCGACGCAGTTCACCTGCTGCGACGGGTTCGTGAAGGTCGGCGTGCCCAATCTTTTTCTCGGGGGTTGGATCGAAGATCATTTTTCCGAGGCCATCGCCCAGGCGGCCCGCGACGTTCTGAACCAGGACGTGCAAATCACCTTTGCCATTGATCCGGTTCTGTTTCGCAATCTTCGACAGAGTCAGCTCAATTCGCAGGCGGCGTTCATCGAGAAAAACGCCGAGCGCGTTCTGCGCGACGGCAAAGCGATGCCGGCCGGTGAGGCGGTCTCGCTGCGGCGGCTGAAGTATCGCATGGACGATTTCGTGGTGGGTCCGGGCAATCGGCTGGCACACGGCGTGGCGACGGCGCTGGTGGAAGACCCGCGGCGTGACGGGGGATCGGTGTTTTTCTACAGCGGGTGCGGTTTGGGCAAGACGCACCTGCTGCAAGGGATCGCCAACGCCCTGGCGGAGCGACAGCCGCAGGTGCGTTGGGCGTACGTGTCGGGGGAGGAGTTCACGAATCAGTTCCTGTTCGCGTTGCGCGAGAAGAAGCTGGACGCGTTTCGCCATCGCTACCGGGCTATTGACGTATTGCTGATTGACGACATGCAGTTCATCGCCAACAAGCGGGCGACGCAGGAGGAGTTTTTCCACACGTTCAACGCGATTGACGGCAGCGGCAAGCGCGTGGTGTTGGCGTCGGACGCGCATCCGAAGCTGATCGGGGACTTGTCCGAGCCGCTGGTCAGCCGACTGATCGCGGGCATGGTGGTGCGGATCGACAAGCCGGACTACGAGATGCGCTGTGAGATTCTGCGCCGTCGCGCGCGGCAGACGTCGCAGGCGGTGCCTGAACCGGTGATCCAGTACATCGCCGAGAAGATCACGGCGAACATCCGCGAGCTGGAAGGCTGCCTGCTCAAGCTGCTGGCGTTCGCCACGCTGGTGAAGACGCCGATCACGCTGGACCTGGCGCGGCAGACGCTGGACGATCATTTGCGACAAACCGGAAAGATCATCACCGTCAGCGACATCGAGCGGCTCGTATCGACGTACTTCGGACTCACTCCGGCGGACCTGCACACGTCGCGGAAGAATCGCACCATCGCGCTGGCGCGGAACATCGCGATGCACCTTGCCCGGCAGCACACCGATTTGTCATTCCCGGAGATCGCCCGGCTGATGGGCAACAAGAATCACACGACGGTGCTGCTGGCGTGCCGGCGGATCGGGGCCATGCTTCGCGATGACGGCGAAGGTTATTGGATCGGGGCCGCCGGTCCGCAAACGCGCAAGCTCCGGGAAATCGTGCAATCGCTTGAAGAGCAGTTGCTGCGATAG
- a CDS encoding GNAT family N-acetyltransferase — protein sequence MTGTSTIRRAGAQALRGWLRYLLASPHQTAGECEQQVTVFLDYARAMGLDLSRLWVREPERGGGVRTGAGAAVLCIPSAGRSAMLVLPDGRVHPPRGDEWVSLVGRAMADPTVSDVRLFQALLAEGDEPGRRELERAGFGEIAMLIYMERAVGLAAPAARRLDHAMRWVTYDETVRELFGATILATYEGSLDCPGLAGLRELDDVLASHRGAGRFAAHRWLLLLKGEEPAGCILLAEHPLQPVLEIAYMGVTPRFRGRGLGSQLLAEAFGLAHREQFQRVTLAADARNAPALRMYGRAGFTEFLRRRAMLHRRVSNSISQRRYDP from the coding sequence ATGACAGGCACCAGTACCATTCGTCGGGCCGGCGCGCAGGCCTTGCGTGGATGGCTGCGTTATCTGTTGGCGTCGCCGCACCAGACCGCGGGCGAGTGTGAGCAGCAGGTCACGGTGTTTCTGGACTACGCGCGGGCGATGGGTCTGGACCTGTCGCGGTTGTGGGTGCGTGAGCCGGAAAGGGGGGGTGGGGTCCGGACCGGTGCAGGAGCGGCGGTGCTGTGCATTCCGTCGGCGGGTCGTTCGGCGATGCTGGTGCTGCCCGATGGGCGGGTGCATCCGCCGCGGGGCGACGAGTGGGTGTCGCTGGTCGGGCGAGCGATGGCCGATCCGACGGTAAGCGACGTTCGTCTTTTTCAGGCATTGCTGGCGGAGGGAGACGAGCCGGGCCGTCGGGAGCTGGAGCGGGCGGGGTTTGGTGAAATCGCGATGTTAATCTACATGGAGCGCGCGGTGGGTTTGGCGGCACCGGCTGCGCGGCGGCTCGATCATGCGATGCGCTGGGTGACGTATGACGAAACCGTTCGGGAATTGTTCGGAGCGACGATCCTGGCGACGTACGAGGGCAGTCTGGACTGCCCCGGGCTGGCGGGGTTGCGAGAGTTGGATGACGTTCTGGCGAGCCATCGGGGGGCGGGGCGATTCGCGGCGCACCGCTGGCTGCTGTTGCTGAAAGGCGAGGAGCCGGCGGGTTGTATCTTGTTGGCGGAGCATCCCTTACAACCGGTTCTGGAGATCGCGTACATGGGTGTGACGCCGCGGTTTCGCGGTCGCGGGCTGGGGTCGCAGTTGCTCGCGGAGGCGTTTGGGCTGGCGCATCGCGAGCAGTTTCAACGAGTTACACTCGCGGCGGACGCGCGCAACGCACCGGCGTTGCGGATGTACGGCCGCGCGGGGTTCACGGAGTTTTTGCGTCGTCGCGCGATGCTGCATCGTCGCGTTTCAAACTCAATCAGCCAGAGGAGATACGATCCATAA
- a CDS encoding CofH family radical SAM protein, with product MPLKEVNPDLGEIARKVESGERLSHEDGVRLFAARDLHELGRLADLVRRRLHGDVAYYNVNRHINYTNYCVLRCKFCSFYRPYPVGGELPRTVSLPVSGGAVGGAWIEGDSYELSVEQIVERARSAQAHGATEVHIVGGLHPKLPFEYYLDMCRAIRTACPGLFIKAFTAIEIIHFTRITKPRMSIREVLERLREAGLDTLPGGGAEIFDDRVHEEAYRAKVGEAGWFDVHRTAHELGIPTNATMLYGHVERPEERVTHMVKLRALQEESLQGRRAAFNCFIPLSFIPDGSEFAHLPGPTGLDDLRTLAVSRLMLDNIPHLKAFWIMQTAKLSQVSLNWGVDDLDGTVVYYDITKREGGAGNRHQEMTVPQIRRLIREAGFEPVERDSLYRPVVRSTE from the coding sequence ATGCCGTTGAAGGAAGTCAACCCGGACCTCGGAGAGATCGCGCGCAAGGTGGAGTCGGGCGAGCGGTTGTCGCACGAGGACGGCGTGAGGCTGTTCGCCGCGCGCGATCTTCATGAGCTGGGTCGGCTGGCGGATCTGGTTCGGCGGCGGCTGCACGGCGACGTGGCGTATTACAACGTCAATCGGCACATCAATTATACAAATTACTGTGTATTGCGGTGCAAGTTCTGTTCGTTTTACCGGCCGTATCCGGTGGGAGGGGAGTTGCCGCGGACGGTGTCGCTGCCGGTGTCGGGCGGCGCGGTCGGCGGCGCGTGGATCGAGGGGGATTCGTACGAGCTGTCGGTCGAGCAGATCGTGGAGCGGGCGCGTTCGGCGCAGGCGCACGGCGCGACGGAGGTGCACATCGTCGGCGGGCTGCATCCGAAGCTGCCGTTTGAGTACTATCTAGACATGTGTCGAGCGATTCGAACGGCCTGCCCCGGGCTGTTCATCAAGGCGTTCACGGCGATCGAGATCATTCATTTCACGCGCATCACCAAGCCGAGAATGAGCATTCGGGAGGTTCTGGAGCGGCTGCGGGAGGCGGGGCTGGACACGCTTCCCGGCGGCGGCGCGGAGATTTTTGACGATCGCGTGCACGAGGAGGCCTATCGCGCGAAGGTCGGGGAGGCCGGCTGGTTCGACGTGCATCGCACGGCGCACGAGCTGGGGATTCCGACGAATGCGACGATGCTGTACGGGCATGTAGAGCGGCCGGAGGAGCGCGTGACGCACATGGTGAAGTTGCGGGCGCTTCAGGAGGAGTCGTTGCAGGGGCGTCGGGCGGCGTTCAATTGTTTCATTCCGCTGTCGTTCATTCCGGACGGCAGTGAGTTTGCGCACCTGCCGGGTCCGACGGGGCTGGACGATTTGCGTACGCTGGCGGTGTCGCGTCTGATGCTGGACAACATCCCGCACTTGAAGGCGTTCTGGATCATGCAGACGGCGAAATTGAGCCAGGTGTCGTTGAACTGGGGGGTGGACGATCTGGACGGCACGGTGGTGTATTACGACATCACGAAGCGCGAGGGGGGCGCGGGGAATCGGCATCAGGAGATGACAGTTCCGCAGATTCGGCGGTTGATCCGCGAAGCGGGTTTTGAGCCGGTGGAGCGCGATTCGTTGTATCGGCCGGTGGTACGCTCGACGGAGTAG
- a CDS encoding PEP-CTERM sorting domain-containing protein (PEP-CTERM proteins occur, often in large numbers, in the proteomes of bacteria that also encode an exosortase, a predicted intramembrane cysteine proteinase. The presence of a PEP-CTERM domain at a protein's C-terminus predicts cleavage within the sorting domain, followed by covalent anchoring to some some component of the (usually Gram-negative) cell surface. Many PEP-CTERM proteins exhibit an unusual sequence composition that includes large numbers of potential glycosylation sites. Expression of one such protein has been shown restore the ability of a bacterium to form floc, a type of biofilm.) — protein MMMKRTFLSMGIVALLAANTYGVGQVWYSATVASGPGAVAGGGPSGAALLLSCTGPTSWDITVTYDLYDGGATGWAVDHYGDTNFMSVSNMNVVSAGFPAPINLGTTPNSGGVLALGQAGGQSAPGGTGPGSFVLETFTLTSTNCNGNVWAGIGSLEFGGNDPTGDEFWELVAIGPNTPRPGYSFGEGHPDATEPNPVITITPEPSTLALLALSGLSLIRRRK, from the coding sequence ATGATGATGAAGCGAACTTTCTTGTCAATGGGCATCGTGGCGCTGCTCGCAGCGAACACCTACGGTGTCGGTCAGGTCTGGTACTCGGCGACCGTCGCGTCGGGTCCGGGTGCGGTGGCGGGCGGCGGTCCGTCGGGCGCGGCACTTCTGCTGTCCTGTACGGGTCCTACAAGCTGGGACATCACCGTGACCTATGATTTGTACGACGGCGGTGCTACCGGTTGGGCGGTGGACCATTACGGCGACACCAATTTCATGAGCGTGAGCAACATGAATGTTGTCTCGGCCGGTTTCCCGGCGCCGATTAATCTTGGGACTACGCCTAACTCAGGGGGTGTGCTGGCCCTCGGTCAAGCGGGCGGTCAAAGCGCGCCGGGCGGCACTGGCCCTGGTAGCTTCGTGTTGGAGACCTTCACCTTGACATCGACTAATTGCAACGGCAATGTCTGGGCTGGCATCGGCAGCCTGGAGTTCGGTGGAAACGATCCGACTGGAGATGAATTTTGGGAACTGGTCGCCATTGGTCCCAACACTCCTCGCCCCGGCTACTCGTTCGGTGAGGGTCATCCTGATGCCACCGAGCCTAATCCGGTAATTACGATCACGCCGGAGCCGAGCACGCTGGCTCTGCTGGCGTTGAGCGGTCTGTCTTTGATCCGCCGCCGCAAGTAA
- a CDS encoding 4-phosphoerythronate dehydrogenase (catalyzes the formation of 3-hydroxy-2-oxo-4-phosphonooxybutanoate from erythronate-4-phosphate), translating into MRILIDEDISHDVLFSPFGDVRAFSGRTLNDPTQALLADLAAADALIIRSVTRIDRTLLDRCPRLAFLGTVTTGTDHIDAAAVRERGIALADAAGCNALPVAEYVLAAINLLLNTEMDANGPSSPAPRSETGLPFRGVTLGILGRGRIGSIVAAWSARLGLTVLACDPPLARAGVKDLVSFDELAARADLVSLHVPLTREGPDATVELVNASWLARLRPGARLINTSRGDVMDEPALLAALQSGRLAAAALDVWRGEPNVRADLVAAAALATPHIAGYSAPARRRAVRRVRDAFAQWMNSPAKSGVFSRSEPGESDSIPPRPPATGQIATLVKKLSDWSDRFKSAAAIGRQAAAFDALRREARAREELTP; encoded by the coding sequence ATGCGAATCCTCATCGACGAAGACATCAGCCACGATGTTCTTTTCAGCCCCTTCGGCGACGTCCGAGCCTTCTCCGGCCGAACGCTCAACGACCCAACCCAGGCTCTCCTCGCCGATCTCGCCGCAGCCGATGCCCTCATCATCCGATCCGTCACCCGCATCGACCGAACCCTGCTCGACCGATGCCCACGCCTGGCCTTCCTCGGCACCGTCACCACCGGCACCGACCACATTGACGCCGCCGCCGTCCGGGAACGAGGAATCGCCCTCGCCGACGCCGCCGGGTGCAATGCCCTCCCCGTCGCCGAATACGTCCTCGCCGCTATCAACCTCCTCCTCAACACGGAGATGGACGCGAACGGACCTTCCTCTCCCGCGCCCCGCTCCGAAACTGGCTTGCCCTTTCGCGGCGTCACCCTCGGCATCCTCGGTCGCGGCCGCATCGGCTCGATCGTCGCCGCCTGGTCCGCCCGGCTGGGCTTGACGGTCCTGGCCTGCGATCCGCCGCTCGCGCGGGCCGGCGTCAAAGACCTTGTTTCATTCGATGAACTCGCCGCCCGTGCCGATCTCGTCTCGCTGCACGTCCCGCTCACGCGCGAAGGCCCCGACGCCACGGTGGAACTCGTCAACGCTTCCTGGCTCGCGCGGCTTCGGCCCGGCGCGCGGCTCATCAACACGTCGCGTGGCGACGTCATGGATGAACCTGCGCTGCTCGCCGCCCTGCAAAGCGGCCGGCTCGCCGCCGCGGCGCTCGACGTCTGGCGCGGCGAGCCGAACGTGCGAGCCGATCTGGTCGCGGCCGCCGCGCTGGCCACGCCGCATATCGCGGGGTACAGCGCTCCGGCGCGGCGTCGCGCGGTGCGGCGCGTTCGCGATGCCTTCGCGCAATGGATGAATTCGCCCGCAAAATCAGGGGTTTTCTCGCGATCCGAGCCGGGCGAGTCCGACTCGATCCCGCCGCGACCGCCCGCGACCGGTCAAATCGCGACGCTTGTAAAAAAACTCTCCGATTGGAGCGACCGCTTCAAATCCGCCGCCGCGATCGGGCGGCAGGCCGCCGCCTTCGACGCCCTGCGCCGCGAGGCCCGCGCCCGCGAGGAACTCACGCCGTAG
- a CDS encoding DUF1572 family protein: protein MNDKRLSAELLTEYAATKLEDHFAQVSRCARMLSVEQLWHRINGHSNSVANLLLHLNGNIRQWVLGGLAGREIERDRQAEFDTRGGAEVEALLSELHETVREACGVIRGMEEEHLAWEFSIQSYRVSGAAAVMHVVEHFAFHTGQIVTMTKAMLDVDVSLYDEKGHRRDGRSDEVP from the coding sequence ATGAACGACAAGCGGCTGTCTGCGGAGTTGCTGACGGAATATGCGGCGACGAAGCTGGAGGATCATTTCGCGCAGGTCAGTCGGTGCGCGCGGATGTTAAGCGTGGAGCAGCTCTGGCACCGGATCAACGGGCACAGCAACAGCGTGGCGAATTTGCTGCTGCATTTGAACGGGAACATCCGTCAGTGGGTGCTGGGCGGGCTGGCGGGTCGGGAGATCGAGCGCGATCGGCAGGCGGAGTTTGACACGCGGGGCGGTGCGGAGGTCGAGGCGCTGCTGTCGGAGTTGCATGAGACGGTGCGCGAGGCGTGCGGGGTGATCCGCGGGATGGAGGAGGAGCATCTGGCGTGGGAGTTTTCGATTCAATCGTATCGCGTGAGCGGTGCGGCGGCGGTGATGCACGTGGTGGAGCATTTCGCGTTTCATACAGGGCAGATCGTGACGATGACGAAGGCGATGCTGGATGTGGACGTGAGCCTGTATGACGAGAAGGGGCATCGGCGCGACGGGCGGAGCGACGAAGTGCCGTGA